The Diceros bicornis minor isolate mBicDic1 chromosome 18, mDicBic1.mat.cur, whole genome shotgun sequence sequence GTATAAGTGCTCCGGGCCATGTCCGTCTTCTGCGACAGCAAGACCTGGCTCCTCAATGGAATCATGACACCACATTCAGCTGAGTGACATCGACCGCGCTCCGTGGGTGACCTAACCGCCAGCACAAAAGGAGAGTCTACATCCGTGGGGACAGAGGTAAACAGAGACGGTGATCACGGGGCAGGGGGCTCAGCAGCAAGGGGAGGGGCAGCACACGGGGCGGGGGCAGGTGGAGATGACACACGTGGGGCGATAGCAAGTGGTGTGGCAGGAGACCCGGCCACCGACTGGGCGCAGGCAGCAGGAGGGGCGGCAGCAGCTGGAGCCACAGCAGCTGGAGCCACAGCAGCTAGAACCACAGCAAGAGGGCCGACAGCAGCTAGAAATGGAGCAGCTGGGGCGGCAGCAGCTGGAGCCACAGCTAGAGGGCTGGCAGCAGCTGGAGAGGCAGCAACTAGGGCGACAGCAGGTGGGCTGGCAACACACAGATTGGCTGCAGCTGGGGCGACAGCAGCTGGAAATGCAGCACTGGGGCCTGCAGCAGCTGGACACACTGCAGCTGGGGGGAGAGCAGGTGGTCCTGCAGCAGGTGGGCTGGCAGCAGGTGGGCTGGCAGCAGCTGGGACGGCAGCAGCTGGAGATGCGGCACTGGGGCCTGCAGCAGCTGGACACACTGTAGCTGGGGCGAGAGCAGGTGGGCTGGCAGCAGCTGGGGCGGCAGCAGCTGGAGAGGCAGCACTGGGGCCTGCAGCAGCTGGACACGCTGCAGCCAGAGGGAGAGCAGGTGGGCTGGCCGCACACAGGCTGGCAGCAGCTTGGGCGGCAGCAGGTCTCCTGGCCACAGCCCTGCTCAGAGCAGACGGAGCCACAACAGGAGCTGACCATGGTGTCAACGGAAGGAGCGGGGTCCACAAGTGGGTAGCAGTGGGTTTCACAAGAGTGGTTTCTTGAGTTTGAGTGTCTCCTTACCCCTGTCCCCTTTTATACTCTGCTGAGTAGCTGATGCTACTGTGAGCAACACTCTTTCCTTGTTGTTTTTCCTTCTGGGAAGTCAATTAATATTACTAAGTAAGTTACTAATTGTGTTTATCAGGTTAAATATGCCAATATCTAAGAAAAGCATCATTTCCTTCTACAGTGCTATGATTCATCGAATCTTGTTAATCCAGGTGGAAccactttcctgtttcttcctcttcctaaTGTGTCTTCCAAGTGGGAATATATGATATTCTACTCCTGAGTTTTTACAtgtatcacttttttccttttctgtgcatgACTCTACGACAATACTTTGAAGGATGGCTATCATAgagccatgtctcttttttttttaaactaagactGGGTccatcagtttctttttttttttttaattttttgtttattgcagtaacattggtttataacattgtataagtttcaggtgtacatcattat is a genomic window containing:
- the LOC131416733 gene encoding keratin-associated protein 4-7-like isoform X2; its protein translation is MVSSCCGSVCSEQGCGQETCCRPSCCQPVCGQPTCSPSGCSVSSCCRPQCCLSSCCRPSCCQPTCSRPSYSVSSCCRPQCRISSCCRPSCCQPTCCQPTCCRTTCSPPSCSVSSCCRPQCCISSCCRPSCSQSVCCQPTCCRPSCCLSSCCQPSSCGSSCCRPSCCRPSCCLRPVGGRVSCHTTCYRPTCVISTCPRPVCCPSPCC
- the LOC131416733 gene encoding keratin-associated protein 4-7-like isoform X4 encodes the protein MVSSCCGSVCSEQGCGQETCCRPSCCQPVCCQPTCSRPSYSVSSCCRPQCRISSCCRPSCCQPTCCQPTCCRTTCSPPSCSVSSCCRPQCCISSCCRPSCSQSVCCQPTCCRPSCCLSSCCQPSSCGSSCCRPSCSISSCCRPSCCGSSCCGSSCCGSSCCRPSCCLRPVGGRVSCHTTCYRPTCVISTCPRPVCCPSPCC
- the LOC131416733 gene encoding keratin-associated protein 4-12-like isoform X5, which produces MVSSCCGSVCSEQGCGQETCCRPSCCQPVCGQPTCSPSGCSVSSCCRPQCCLSSCCRPSCCQPTCSRPSYSVSSCCRPQCRISSCCRPSCCQPTCCQPTCCRTTCSPPSCSVSSCCRPQCCISSCCRPSCSQSVCCQPTCCRPSCCLSSCCQPSCCGSSCCRPSCCLRPVGGRVSCHTTCYRPTCVISTCPRPVCCPSPCC
- the LOC131416733 gene encoding keratin-associated protein 4-7-like isoform X6, whose protein sequence is MVSSCCGSVCSEQGCGQETCCRPSCCQPVCCQPTCCQPTCCRTTCSPPSCSVSSCCRPQCCISSCCRPSCSQSVCCQPTCCRPSCCLSSCCQPSSCGSSCCRPSCSISSCCRPSCCGSSCCGSSCCGSSCCRPSCCLRPVGGRVSCHTTCYRPTCVISTCPRPVCCPSPCC
- the LOC131416733 gene encoding keratin-associated protein 4-12-like isoform X1; this encodes MVSSCCGSVCSEQGCGQETCCRPSCCQPQCCLSSCCRPSCCQPTCSRPSYSVSSCCRPQCRISSCCRPSCCQPTCCQPTCCRTTCSPPSCSVSSCCRPQCCISSCCRPSCSQSVCCQPTCCRPSCCLSSCCQPSSCGSSCCRPSCSISSCCRPSCCGSSCCGSSCCGSSCCRPSCCLRPVGGRVSCHTTCYRPTCVISTCPRPVCCPSPCC
- the LOC131416733 gene encoding keratin-associated protein 4-7-like isoform X3 — its product is MVSSCCGSVCSEQGCGQETCCRPSCCQPVCGQPTCSPSGCSVSSCCRPQCCLSSCCRPSCCQPTCSRPSYSVSSCCRPQCRISSCCRPSCCQPTCCQPTCCRTTCSPPSCSVSSCCRPQCCISSCCRPSCSQSVCCQPTCCRPSCCLSSCCHCCGSSCCGSSCCRPSCCLRPVGGRVSCHTTCYRPTCVISTCPRPVCCPSPCC